From one Streptomyces sp. SCSIO 30461 genomic stretch:
- a CDS encoding DUF1153 domain-containing protein → MSGNLWQRPAILMTTAAALALGSACAATPSHNSPTPPRAARGNHAAHGTDSGGDGLLGRPGEPGKPGVGGRGGDGGRGGDALFGGTGGRGGDGGIGGRGGDGRGCLRLSDLPDKPKQRLTVGDRVRIVMVVLYGDATSAEVARKYQLSQNDVDTWKEQFLDGDWFALAGVGPPFSS, encoded by the coding sequence ATGTCCGGAAACCTGTGGCAGCGTCCTGCCATCCTCATGACGACCGCGGCGGCCCTCGCCCTCGGCTCTGCGTGCGCCGCGACCCCGTCGCACAACTCCCCCACACCACCTCGTGCCGCTCGCGGCAACCATGCGGCTCATGGCACGGACAGCGGCGGGGACGGTCTGCTCGGCCGACCGGGTGAGCCCGGAAAGCCCGGTGTGGGAGGGCGTGGCGGTGACGGCGGGCGCGGTGGCGACGCGCTCTTCGGGGGAACGGGAGGGCGTGGCGGTGACGGCGGTATCGGCGGACGGGGTGGCGACGGACGCGGTTGCCTGCGGCTGAGCGACCTGCCGGACAAGCCGAAGCAGAGACTCACGGTCGGGGACAGGGTGCGGATCGTGATGGTGGTCCTGTACGGGGACGCTACGAGCGCCGAAGTCGCGAGAAAGTACCAGCTCTCACAGAACGACGTCGACACCTGGAAGGAGCAGTTCCTCGACGGGGACTGGTTCGCCCTGGCCGGTGTGGGACCGCCCTTCTCCTCCTGA
- a CDS encoding universal stress protein — MTVIAWIMEGTWPACVDAVRAHAPEDADIVLLHVSGPEVPGAARGAYAGLLGRARPDLDPGTEMEHIAAVSAELLLAAAADRLGRPCTREERQGRAEREVVAAAEGAELLVIARDGDRSHLGPPSLSPAGRFIVDHAPCSVLLVWPEAAPCASTLPPSPHGPHHCG, encoded by the coding sequence ATGACCGTCATCGCCTGGATCATGGAGGGAACCTGGCCCGCGTGTGTCGACGCGGTCCGTGCCCACGCGCCGGAGGACGCCGACATCGTGCTGCTTCATGTCTCGGGTCCGGAGGTTCCGGGCGCAGCCCGTGGCGCGTACGCCGGGCTGCTGGGCCGTGCCCGTCCCGATCTCGATCCGGGTACGGAGATGGAGCACATCGCCGCGGTGTCCGCCGAGCTGTTGCTCGCCGCGGCGGCCGACCGGCTGGGACGTCCCTGCACCCGCGAGGAACGTCAGGGACGCGCAGAGCGGGAGGTCGTCGCGGCAGCCGAAGGCGCCGAGCTGCTGGTCATCGCCCGCGACGGCGACCGCTCGCACCTCGGCCCGCCCAGCCTCAGTCCCGCCGGCCGCTTCATCGTGGACCATGCGCCGTGCTCCGTGCTGCTGGTGTGGCCGGAGGCGGCACCCTGCGCATCCACCCTGCCACCGTCACCACACGGGCCGCATCACTGCGGTTGA